The sequence CTCTTCGAAAATGTGGATCAACTTAGGGCAGTTCACCAGAAAGCCCAGCTCATAAGCCTAGAAACAGCCCTTGACGGTATGAGCATACCACTTCACCCCGGAGCCATAAAGTACTACGAAGAGAAAGGCCTAAGCGTTCCAGAAGAACTTAAAGGGTGAATCTTTTGAGAAGGTTTCTTTTTTTGCTTCCTTTTCTTATAATACTTCTTTTTCCCGTGAATGTTCTTGTAATAAGTGATGGAGCTCACTCCTATGTGGGCCTTCTCGGTGAAAAGGAGATAAAGATTGCCTACATTCATAGTGTCCAAAGAAGTGAAATCATAGAAGAGCTTAAAGTCAACAAAACAGGTCTTTATGTTATCGGGATGTGGTGGAAGGACTTCGGGGCTGGTCTACCAGAGGATATCCAGTACTCAGAAAATGGGTATTATGTTAAGAAAGTTAATATTCCCCTTGGAAAGAGTCTCAGCTTTTGGTTTATTCCTCTGAACCACGCAAAAATTAGCGTGAACGAAGAGGTTATATTATCTCCAACCAAAGAAACCCTTGTGAATTTTAATGTGAAGAAATGTCCACTTATACTTGCAATTGTGAGGAGGTGCTGATATATGGAAATCGAAGAAAAATTTGAAAAAGCAGAGGAAATCGTGCTAGAAAAAACAAGAACCCTTCCTCCAAAACTCGAGAATGTGATAAAGATAGCCGCAATTTTAATAGGCATCTACGAAATCCTCTTCATATTCAATTTCAACTACACTCTCTACGATCTCTTCTCAAAAATGGGAATAAGCATTGCTCCGCTAAAGATAACCTTCCAGACAAAGCAGGGAGAAGCCTTTGTACTGGCAATGATCCTCTTGATAACATACCTTCTCTATCCAATAAAGAAAAAGGAAGAATACCTCAAAAAAATCCCATGGTATGACTATATCTTAGCAGTACTTGGAGTTATCTCTTCAATGTACCTGTTCTTTGTATATCAGAGATACGCCACATATGCGGAGGTATATATGATCGATGTCGTTTTTGGCGTGATGGCGATAATACTAGTGCTGGAGGCAACAAGGAGAGTGCTTGGATGGGTTCTTCCACTTGTTGTAGTTGTGTTTTTGCTCTATGGAATAAACAACATAGGTTTTA comes from Thermococcus aggregans and encodes:
- a CDS encoding DUF1850 domain-containing protein, giving the protein MNLLRRFLFLLPFLIILLFPVNVLVISDGAHSYVGLLGEKEIKIAYIHSVQRSEIIEELKVNKTGLYVIGMWWKDFGAGLPEDIQYSENGYYVKKVNIPLGKSLSFWFIPLNHAKISVNEEVILSPTKETLVNFNVKKCPLILAIVRRC